The nucleotide window TTTTGATCCTTTGGTGATTGGGGCATTAGACATTCTATGCGCTCTTTCAATTTTCACGTCCTTTTCTATTTCCATACTAGTGTCTTTGATAATGTCTTTCACTTTACTTTCCGTTGTATCccagttttctttattttcttgatttaCACCATAGAACAACAAGTTATTTCTCCGTGAACGGTTTTCTAGGTCGTCTTTCTCTCTTTTCATCTCTTGGACCTCATTTTCAAACTGCTGCACTTTATGATGCAAGACATTTAACTCTTTTTGCAAATCCTCGTTTTCCTTTTCCAGACGCTCGTTTCTTTGTTTCAAACTGCTTACCTCCGAATGAAGCGCATTCAGTTCGCAATTTAAAGCACTAAATTGGTCATCCATTGACGTAGTCAGCTCACCAATGGTTTTGTCAACCCCTTCCAGCTTATTGTTCATTTCTTTCCTCATTTCTTGAAGCTGGTTGAGTATCTCATTTCCAACACTCATTTCTAAATGTGTTCCTGGTACAGGTGTGCGTTGGGGAGAATTTCCTGGAGACGACTGAGTTGAAGTTGGCGTTGGCTTGCTACTTCGTAGTTTTCTCGCTAATTCCTTTTCTGTAGCTGGCCCCGGGTTTAATTCTACGTCCCCAGCACACTGCAAAATCAGGTTTATTGTAAGTACAAGGAGAAAACAAATAGGCATAGGGGACCACAAGCCGTTGCCGCTATAGCTTCGACCACCTgttgttacactttcattttcaagatgtcCGCGCCGCCACGTTGTCGGTTGTTGGAACATGCCTATTCTGGCTCTCCATGCGTCAACAGTGATGCCCGTCTTCTAGAACTTTCGAGGAAGTATTCCTATATCCTTCACAAGTCTTAAACTGATGTCTCTTCTACGCTACTTTGATAGTTTTTATGATAAAATTGGCAGAGTCAGTCAGAGCTCTTCAAGATGAGTGTTGCTGTCAgtgtcaacatttttacacattatagaaaatctatacctgcagggTCTGACATCGTCTACGTTAACGGTTTCATCAGTGGGTAAACTTGGCATACTTGTCGCGCAAAAGTAACAATtcattctattttatcatgaatcaatacaaatacatttctaaattttacccgtggcgcgacaccaaggactgaaccctatataatattactgatacgaaaataataaagtaaattttatcaaataagGATATTTTCCAATAAAATAGTTTCTGTTCTACAAACGAGTCcactaccatcatcatcatcatcatcatcatcttcgttGTCGTCGTCTTTTTCGTCTTTGTCGCCCTGATCGTCAATGACGACATCATTATCTTCCTGGTCTTAATTCTCAAGTCATTTAACACTGATCCTGACAATTGATCGTGTTTCCAcacagaaatattattttacaaaatgataaatgTCCATTGTTTTGCATGTTTTCGGCCTTACTTACCAGCATGATTTTTGTGGACTCACTGAAAACATTGACGTAAGGTTTCAGGATATCAAAGTGAAATCCAGGGGTCAACAACCTTCTGTTTCTTGCCCACTTCTTTCCGTTACTTAGCAACAAGCCATCGCCAAGCCATGGACGTAGTGTGTCGTAGATAAAGTCGGCTTTTGGCTCTGCAGAAAGAGTAAAATCGAAACAAAACTTTGTCTTACTGACTGAAAGACGAGTTCGGACATTGCAATATTACGTGTTCATTATGTTTTGTTACTACTCAGCTACCAACTATCACGGATTGATAACACGGTCCATACAAAGACAAGGTGTGAACGACTAATTAATtccttgagtgctgtaattttcccaccaaaatttttgtgcagcattttacctatttttatgattttttctggttttataattttggaacaaattTAAATCACATTTCGTAAGCtacgatttttttatcaaaattttggcaaatatctGAGACCATTGACTGGAGTAAATTTTATCAAGgctacaaaaattgactttggcgctcaaaggattgaGATCCCATGTTCAGTTACTGATCCCCGCAGAAACAGTAGACAAACGCCATTGACTAATAGGGCCtactaagggaccgttcagtttttacggccgggggggcccggcaaaatcttgtcgccggtgttcaaaaaaatgatgacccccccctttgtcagacgaaaaatttgatgaccccccccccccactgaaaaataaccaaaacccatatgtcaaatttacccgcacggtttggatttgaactcctgtacgcggcgcactttattcgtgtagcacagatgccagtgtacaaacttctcagccacatccatgcaaacgtctgttaattaggacgactgtaaggcaatttttaacttcatttccatagacaacttatgtccatggacattgtataaagtaaactttattggagtggttcgccaaaggcagccctccggttaagagggtcatgggccattacgtaaagtcaactttattctagtgggcaaccaaaggtggcccgctggtaaaaagagggtcgatcttggccattgcacgaagtaaactttactgaacagggccgctgaaggcgtccggccgttaagatggtcatggggtattacaataaagtcaatttattgtagtgggccgccgcaggcggcccgccggtaaagagggtcgatcatggccattgcatgaagtaaacctaattggagtgggccgccaaaggcgtctgcccgctaagagggtcatgggtaatacataaagtatatttattgtattgggccgccgaaggcggcccgccggtaaagagggtcaatcatggccatggcataaagtggactttattgtaggtattatgtttttgaaaatgtggtgacccccctttcctactagtgaaaaagtgatgaccccccccttcttggattccaaaattatgatgaccccccctggattttgccgccccccccggccgtaaaaactgaacggtccctaatagTCTATAGTAACTTTTGAAGTAAAGTCACGAAGTCAACATGAACACAGTTTTCACCCTTTGGATCTTTCTTATGTTTTATACACTCACCTGAGGTTGCTAACAACACTTTGACACTATCAGGGTGTGATACAGTCACGGCACAGGTAAACGCTCAAATCCAGTACTTGAAGGCATAGTGGTACTTGGTGCTAGCCGCTGCTTGCTGGTCAAATCCTTCATCTCCACCATAAAACTGGAATTGAGAAATTGGTTTTTGATTCACAGGCCATTTACACACATTTCGTCTTAGTGAGACGGGGATTATATATTCCTGAGGTGATGCAGATGTATACGTATTCTTTATTTGTTACTGTACCATAGGCTGGAGGCCAAAGTAcgaaataaacattattatatattattattattaattattattattattattattattattattacaagtttaggggctataagtattatatataaatgtaataacactagttcattgaagctctgggaattctgaaaaagaggtgttgtttattttaattttgtcaaaaggggttgtacgtgcagcgcagaattatacataatactgtacggagagagggacATCATTAGGCCAAGgagtaattaaatgcttgtcggaaaagtgacactaagcagttaaAAGCGATACCCAGCAGGCCCAGACTTTTAACTTGTGTGCGAACTTTATGGATACACATTCAATCGGAAGCCACAGAACAGCGCCACAAACGGCAAAAATTAGAGAGGCACCTTTTTCATCATATAGGCAGAAATCAATGtattattgccttatttgtattgtacggtgattgttttaacagcacaatggcaaattaactgtaatgttattaaaaattacttcaaaccatAACATAAATGATCAAAACAGGCACGTGCATatagaataaaacattttttttttatttcttgaagtgacaagactcaaataaattacatgtaccgaTAACAAAGTTTCAGGCAAACGTCTTTTACAAACTCtctgaatatcaaaagtaacTTATCCCACAAAGTTGCATTTTAAAAAGGGACAAATAAAGAGCTaacaaaaaaatataggaaacgaaaaggaaaggtacacagaaactgaaaaatacaaattgaaatgatcaaatacctttattttaaatacaatctgaaaatacagacaaaattaaaaatgagaaatacttgaaatcaaatggacaCCTGCAACTTCCAGGGTCGTTGTATTCTGTAAatagacaagtcatcgttgatgacacagtccccacttgttaatgggtattttgattataggtcctcagagaggatagagtcctcttcattaggtctgtgataaaaatactttgaatgaattggcttgatacatgtctgagttatggttcaggacatgaaaaaatcgtaacaaaatcatcacacagtggccatattggatcgcatcacgaaacaaactgatgtgcatagctatgacattggtcgatgtccttgtacaactttgaataaaattggtcaaaacatgcggataagcctgagaaatggctctgtacatgaaaaaatcgtaataaaaatggccgcctggcggccatattggatcatatcacaaacagattgacgtgcatatgtatgacataggtcaatgtccttgtaccaactttgaataaaattggttgagatatgcctgagttatggctttgtacatgaaaaaatcgtaataaaatggccgcacagcggccattttggatcgtatcacaaaacaaattgccgtgcacatttgtcaataagcttgtaccaactttgaataaaatcggttgaaacgtgcctgagtaatggctctgtacatgaaaaaatcgtaataaaatggccgcctggcggccatattggatcgtatcacaaaacaaattgacgtgcatatctatgacattggtcaatgtccttgtaccaactctgaataaaatcggtcgaaacatgcctgagttatggctctgtacatgaaaaaatcgtaataaaatggccgccttgcggccatattggatcgtatcacaaaacaaattgacgtgcatctgtatgacattggtcaatgtccttgtaccaactttgaataaaattggttggaacatgcctgagttatggctctgtacatgaaaaaatcgtaataaaatggccgccttccgtggggactaataagcaaaacaaggttatttacatctgtacttgttagtatatatactaaatcataatgaaagcatttagaagtatttcattcttattttcatgctaaaaatttaacttttccaatGATATTTCAAGTAAGATAAAACTGAAGGAAGTTTCatttgaacatgtgaaaacatCGTAAAATGGTAAGTTTACATTTAATTTATCATTACATATACTGGACTTACCATAAAGATGACTTTTCAAGCAAcaattttaaattgaacaagtcGTTGATggcacagtccccacttgttcatTGGTACTTTAATtaaaagtcctcagagaggatagagtcctcttcattaattaggtctacgataaaaatactgtgatacagatggcgctaaatggccaagaatgagttccacggtggtgaaacataaaaccaatgtaggcccccatcctaattacaaaatgtcattaaatgagtcattAGTAatgaatcaacaggatgttgctgaacatttttgcatcctaacactaatagattatcaccggtaccatatttcataaagtttgatgcagtatttacaaactatgagatcaacatcagtatcgagtttcatcaaattttgacgcagtatttgaggatatataactctaattaggaaagttcattaaataagcaattacaaattaattaaaatgacactgataaatgcctttttcattgttaaagcaatgtaagcttaacatgtgtaccaagtttcatgaaatctgatgcagtatttctcgacatatcagtctaattatgaaacttaggtaattgacatgatactgctacatgccgttcaacaaatcaatgtgcatatgtatgacataggtcaatgtccttataccaactttgaatgatactggtggaaatatgtctgagttatggctctgtacatgaaaagatcgtaacaaaatggcttccACGGAGCCATATTTTATCTTACCgtctaaaaaatcaacatgcatatgtatgacataagtaaATGTCCatgcaccaactttgaatataatcggttgagacttgccagagttatggctctcgacatgaaaaaaaaacataacaaaatggccgccatgtggccatattggatcatatcgtgaaacaaatcgaaatacatatgtataacatgagtcaatgtccttgtaacaactttgaataaaatcggttgagatatgattGAGTAattgctccgtacatgaaaaaattgtaacaaaatggtggcATGGTAGCCATATCGTgttcatatgtatgacataggtcaaagtccttgtacaaagtttgaataaaatcaatttagacgggcctgagttatggctaaggacatgaaaaaattgtaacaaaatggcttccatgcggccacattggatcatatcatgaaacaaattgacatgcatatgtatgacataggtcaatgtccttgtaccaactttgaataaaatcggttgagatatgcctgagttatggctccgtacatgacaaaattgtaataagattgccgcatggcagccatattggataatgttgtgaaacaaattgatgtgcatatgtatgatgaaggtcaatgtccttgtactaactttcaataaaatcatcAATTTAGTAAAATATGATTCATAGAAAGAACcagatttcaatgtttttatttacatattggtttgttattgacttaattaatttgttctttacatgtttattttatcatgatttatctttacttttatcACTATGGCCATCATTATTTCACGTTGCTTATTTGGTTCTGTATGAACCCCTTTGTGTTTTTGGCACTTTCACATGACTTGAATTGGTCATCACATGATGCTCCCTTACCATAAGTTCTAATTTCTTTAAACCATTATGGCCAGGTACTTTACTGTACCGGTCCATTCCCTTCCTAATCTCATGATGGATACTCTCTACACCGTTCTGTGAGGAAACCAAAGCCAAACCCTGTGTTTTCATCTGAGGGATGACATGATCTTCTAACATATGCATTATGGGGGGTACAAGCATATATTACAGAGAACACTTTCCTAATGAAAGTGTACCCCCCATAATGCTTGAACCTTTTAATGACTTTAGCAACAAACAGTGAACACTTGTAAaacacatactttacagcacttGTTCACATGATTTCCGATGAATGCCTGCCCGTGGTAAGAATGACGTCCAACACCAAATGACTGCAGAGCTTGGTCAATACCGCAGACTACAAAACCACATTGTTTTGGCAGTTTCGCTTTTACGTCTGTAGCTTCAGATatctaagaaaacaaagataaacactgtGTTGTCTGGAAATGACTGCACTACAAATGTGCACAAGCCAAAACTCTGAAAATGCAGCATAGACATGACTGTGCACTTGAGATTGACAATGTTATTGCttatcatcacaaaaatgaTCTTACTTCTGGTATCAAAATgccattttcaaagatgaaggagACCCTCTGAGATCTCAGGTTGCTAGACAGGTTATCTGTGGGTGTTCTCACATGATACAGGAAATTTAACACCATGCTaaacaaacattacatgtttatttaacatggcaactattccagtttgataaaaagtttgacttGGCTAGCAACTCACTGCCACTGAAATTAATTGTGTCtcacaagatttcaaaattatcacaaaatcatgtattttttattttgttaatgtagTATGGTCTTCTATTCATAAATACTAACCTTCCTGTCAGCTTCTTCACTGAGTTCCTGCACTTTCTCCTGGGCTTTTTTAACTTTGCGCAAGGTCATTAGTGGCGGTCTGCCATCATCTTCACtgttgtcgtcatcatcatcatcattgtcccAGTCATCAGCAAGGAGAGCCTTTTCAACACTATCAGCCAAGGTCTTAGCTTCTTCTTGGAGTTCTTTCGCTTCACACTGTAATGTCTCGACTTGTTTCAACATGGCTACATATGTGTTAAATCCAGCAGGCTTCAGCACGGgttcatcaatgtcatcatctctCTCCAGAGTCGTGATGATCTTGATATCCAGTACTGCACAGCTAGCTTCCATCATggtgaaaaacttttaaaacaagcCAGGACTGATGTGCAACCCTGGGACTGCaacctgtgataaaatataagggttagcacatgtatcttttacttttaatgtaTGACAATATCTTGTAACGTTCATACCTACctatttatgaagaaaacactacatacaaatatacaacaacTAGATTGATCACAAATGCTGACATATGTGCTggcttcattgtcaacttgttttcGCATATAGCTTCACTAATAAACTTCTATTTGTGCACACCATTATGGACATAgtggcatgcatacatgtagataggtCACAGTGACTGTGTGGTCTGTTGAACTGTTCAGAGAAAGGTAAAGTGAACTGATTGAAACAGAACAGAGCTATATGTTTAGTTGGTCAATGGAAGCAAACAACATAGTGGATTGAATTGATTAGTACATACTCTGTGCAGTGGTACATTGAAAAGTGGCTTtctgacactattgtagttCTGCATGGCATGCCTTAGGTTTCCACcagttgaaagaaattcactgtgacattttctgatatcatcaaGGGTTCTCTTcttcattgatgacaatggtTGTTCCTCCTTCAGCAACTGTGCTTGTTCCTTGCTGATCACACAGCATACGCAAAAATATTtccctaaaatatttcaatgtgaggaagacaaggaacaaaaactgacataattaCTTAAAAACCTTAGTAGGTATAGACATGACTggtgttcatgaagtcaatttgatgtgcatgtgtgaaCTCTTGGAGAGGATGTACCTGTAATATGCAAacttatcaatttaaatatttatttcaaagaaattcatgGTTACTACATTTTGCATTGCCAGTATACATATTATTACTATGTGTAAGAAttaaattgagaaataaaaacaagaatTTCTTCAGAGGAAAACAATCATTTGTCAATagcttgcaaatatttatcaaggtcTGACCCACTGTGTACCCCTTCCTTAAATTTATCTGACTAATCAATGTTAGCTGTGAATGTCTTAAGTCAACgaaaaactacaacaaattaCATAATTGTGTTCTACAGCATATCATACAAAATGCATGCTGATTATTAACAGTCGCACATattgcaaactgataggtcaAGGATGTACACATGTAAATCATAGGTAAAACTGAAGTGTACACAATAAACTGCCTGTCCTGTCAGTGCCTCAACTTTTGTTACGTATAAATCATAGCATGCAAGTATACATTTCATACCATTTGGTCCAGACAATCCATAACTCTTGGCCAGATACTCATAATCTCCCATCATCCGTGCTAATAGTGTCTTGTctctgaaataaatcaaagtggAATGTAAGACAATTGTCCACACCATTCTAAATTAATGCCCATGTTTCTACacatcaatgcattttgtaTATGCAAGAAACAACTTTGCCTTTTGTACTATTTAATGTAGGTATCATGTTTATGCTGCATAAGTTTGGTCAGATTtgcacattgtttttcagatttttggatcagcagtataatgcatgtattaaacttggataaccaatatgtatgtatcttaagttccaaatattgtaccaaaataGATATATGGTACAATCTGTTCATTGTTTAGTAAAACACAGTATGCATGTTTAGACTTACTTCCACTTTGTGCCATCCAGTTTGTCTACCTGACCTCTGTTAACAGCTAAAGCTATTTCTAAATTGTAATAGGAATCAGGTGCTGCAAATGTACTCCAAATCACTGTATTATCTGCTACATTTGGATTACTGATGTTAGCAACTTGGTAAACCATTCTCAGGGTTCCCTGACCCTTGTCCCCACCTAACTTATCCAAATTTCACTGATAGGTATTGTACCATGCCGGGTAAGTTTGATAGACCTgaagacaaatatgaacaagATGCAAAAACAACAGTAACACATATATTCAGTAATATGTGATAACAAGATTACTTATCCACAGTCTTTCTCTACATGATCATAATAGAGTTTGCACACAATCcaaaaagtctgactgcaagcctgctgtcccaacattaatactcatgtgcttatgtaagagcatataagaacaatctagaacttttattgacatgctaattactgttctaaaattctctctcttacacaactaattaaatttccagaaaattccaaacatgacttattaaattcatggttgtgaggtcaagaaggacagtgaccttgatgagtgtgggggaaaatgacctgcataacatacatgtacctcacTTCCAATATTCACATGCCATGCCTTGAAGTAACGCCGTAATTTCCTCTTGGCAGCCCATGTTGTTCCTATAGCAACTTCCAAATAAAGGCCAGCACCTGGAGGTATGTCAGGAGTGAGTCCCAAGATCTGAGGATTTTCCTTCTTGTCCTTTTGTTGGTGTCTCACCTCCTCTCACTCAGCTGCAGCATCGCATCACCACCACTGACAATGTCTCTCCTCTGACTTAACTGCAACACCCTCTGACGTCTTGTCCTAGTGCTAGCTT belongs to Ptychodera flava strain L36383 chromosome 17, AS_Pfla_20210202, whole genome shotgun sequence and includes:
- the LOC139116063 gene encoding uncharacterized protein, whose protein sequence is MVYQVANISNPNVADNTVIWSTFAAPDSYYNLEIALAVNRGQVDKLDGTKWKDKTLLARMMGDYEYLAKSYGLSGPNGKYFCVCCVISKEQAQLLKEEQPLSSMKKRTLDDIRKCHSEFLSTGGNLRHAMQNYNSVRKPLFNVPLHRVAVPGLHISPGLF